A stretch of the Archangium violaceum genome encodes the following:
- a CDS encoding universal stress protein: MMTHEPITPRGHGPGRGLGLRRVLVATDFSPHSACALERARQLPLQEGAELLLVHALPSEATGEIRHGEEEALARHALEEAVHHTRGRLARGSCEVRGLLVRGKPLEAITRAARDFGAELVVIGRPRIPGSLLARLRERMAGGFVESIPTALLVVGPPPVGPYQHPLIAVELTEASRHAVEAALRLCPNASRVAVLHDYDTSYELVLHQAAPSRIPEFQREARTQACAELHRFLTPYREAGVHFDELIGSGEASTSTLELAQEEHADLVVVGRHTRLGLGRLVRPHVARQIIKESTCDVLILEQEDLPREAS, translated from the coding sequence ATGATGACGCACGAACCGATCACGCCTCGGGGTCATGGGCCAGGAAGAGGACTGGGCCTGCGCCGCGTCCTGGTGGCCACGGACTTCTCCCCCCACTCCGCCTGTGCGCTGGAGCGGGCGCGCCAGCTGCCCCTCCAGGAGGGAGCGGAGCTCCTTCTCGTTCACGCGCTGCCCTCCGAGGCCACCGGCGAAATCCGGCACGGAGAGGAAGAAGCGCTCGCCCGGCACGCCCTCGAGGAGGCGGTGCACCACACCCGGGGGAGGCTCGCGCGGGGCTCATGCGAAGTGCGCGGCCTGCTGGTGAGAGGCAAGCCGCTGGAGGCCATCACCCGGGCGGCACGGGACTTCGGGGCGGAGTTGGTGGTGATAGGGAGGCCCCGCATCCCGGGCTCGCTCCTGGCGCGGCTGCGGGAGCGGATGGCCGGAGGCTTCGTCGAGAGCATCCCCACCGCGCTCCTCGTCGTCGGGCCGCCCCCGGTGGGCCCCTATCAACACCCCCTGATCGCCGTGGAGCTCACGGAGGCGTCCCGGCATGCCGTGGAGGCGGCGCTCCGCCTGTGTCCCAACGCGAGCCGCGTGGCCGTACTGCACGACTACGATACGTCCTACGAGCTCGTCCTCCACCAGGCAGCGCCCTCGCGCATCCCGGAGTTCCAGCGCGAAGCCAGGACACAGGCTTGTGCCGAGCTGCACCGGTTCCTGACTCCGTACCGTGAGGCCGGGGTGCACTTCGACGAGCTCATCGGCTCCGGCGAAGCCAGCACCTCCACTCTGGAGCTCGCCCAGGAGGAGCACGCGGACCTGGTCGTCGTTGGGAGGCACACGCGCTTGGGGTTGGGCCGGCTCGTGCGCCCGCACGTCGCGCGGCAGATCATCAAGGAGAGCACCTGTGACGTGCTCATCCTGGAGCAGGAGGACCTCCCGAGGGAGGCGTCATGA
- a CDS encoding sodium:proton antiporter: protein MRKVFIYSILLLGGLVASQALPALGPGVYEPLAHVIRLLTMVGLAFIMIHVGQEFDLDKSNLRQYGWDYVVAATAATFPWIFVTLYFVFVLAPPEFWGRFDYWKEALLQGRFAAPTSAGVLFSMLAAAGLGATWVFRKARILAIFDDLDTILLMVPLTVLLVGFRWQLAGVIALIVLLLWGGWKYLHRWRIPYSWPWVLGYSVLLALVSELIYLGTGYMDPDAAVHFEVLLPAFILGCMIAKPEHGLHEQDGLEGEQPGPDARNEQRVATVISGCFMVLVGLSMPALGGAGASREAAQSVSAVAGGSPGWGLIALHVLAVTLLSNLGKMFPALCYRDKASPRERVALAVGLFPRGEVGAGVLVVSLGYGISGTAMTVALLSLALNLLLTGIFILAVKRLLAAPHPEAISISTKAPRPPRGQTHRPPRNIPASEGGH from the coding sequence ATGCGCAAGGTCTTCATCTATTCCATCCTGCTTCTCGGGGGACTGGTGGCGTCGCAGGCGCTTCCAGCGCTCGGGCCAGGTGTCTACGAGCCCCTGGCGCACGTCATCCGGCTGCTCACCATGGTGGGCCTGGCCTTCATCATGATTCACGTCGGGCAGGAGTTCGACCTGGATAAGTCGAACCTGCGCCAGTACGGCTGGGATTACGTGGTGGCCGCCACCGCGGCCACCTTCCCCTGGATTTTCGTCACGCTCTACTTCGTCTTCGTGCTGGCGCCACCGGAGTTCTGGGGACGGTTCGACTATTGGAAGGAGGCGCTGCTCCAGGGACGGTTCGCCGCGCCGACGAGCGCCGGGGTGCTCTTCTCCATGCTGGCCGCGGCGGGCCTGGGGGCGACGTGGGTGTTCCGCAAGGCACGCATCCTCGCCATCTTCGATGACCTCGACACCATCCTCCTCATGGTGCCGCTCACGGTCCTGCTCGTCGGCTTCCGCTGGCAGCTCGCGGGCGTCATCGCCCTCATCGTCCTTCTCCTCTGGGGGGGGTGGAAGTACCTGCACCGCTGGCGCATCCCGTACAGCTGGCCCTGGGTGCTCGGCTATTCGGTATTGCTGGCGCTCGTCTCCGAGCTCATCTACCTCGGGACGGGGTACATGGATCCCGACGCGGCGGTCCACTTCGAGGTCCTCCTGCCCGCCTTCATCCTGGGCTGCATGATCGCCAAACCCGAGCACGGGCTGCACGAGCAGGACGGGCTGGAAGGTGAGCAACCCGGGCCCGATGCGCGCAACGAGCAGCGCGTCGCGACCGTCATCTCGGGTTGCTTCATGGTGCTCGTGGGGCTGTCGATGCCCGCCCTGGGCGGGGCCGGCGCGTCCCGGGAAGCCGCGCAGAGCGTCAGCGCCGTCGCGGGTGGCAGCCCGGGCTGGGGCCTCATCGCCCTCCATGTCCTGGCGGTGACCCTCCTGTCCAACCTGGGAAAGATGTTCCCGGCGCTGTGCTATCGCGACAAGGCGAGCCCGCGCGAACGGGTCGCCCTCGCGGTCGGGCTCTTTCCACGAGGCGAGGTCGGAGCCGGCGTGCTCGTCGTGTCCCTGGGCTATGGCATCAGTGGAACGGCGATGACGGTGGCCCTGCTGTCCCTGGCGCTCAACCTTCTCCTCACGGGCATCTTCATTCTCGCGGTGAAGCGGCTGCTGGCCGCGCCCCACCCCGAGGCCATATCCATCTCCACGAAGGCACCACGTCCACCTCGAGGCCAGACACATCGGCCTCCCAGGAACATTCCCGCGAGCGAAGGAGGGCACTGA
- a CDS encoding AI-2E family transporter — MNRVHPNLEAAARFSGRCLLIAGLVFVLGYIVSRLPLVFLSVFVALLFTSLLLPVADWLARHRVPRSLAALAAVLLAVALLGGLLSWIIPKTASELSANADTLIQRVQSLARSLMRFLPGEQPSLDELGGRAEQWVRQHSRTLTLGAASGAATLLSVLSGMLLTLVLTFFFVRDGSTLVRAALSPLSPERRRLAGAAVGRAWRTLKRWVRGTVVVALIDAVGIGAGLLILGVPLALPIALLTFLSAFVPVVGAVFAGAVAVLVAWATQGTRDALITFGIALAVQQLEGNVLQPMVMGRILPLHPAVVLLAVTTGALVAGLAGAFVAVPLLAALTAGGQALLGEGREPPRSDDTSAEEPEDLDDQLPAHH, encoded by the coding sequence ATGAACAGGGTACATCCCAATCTGGAGGCAGCAGCGCGCTTCAGCGGGAGGTGCCTGCTCATCGCGGGCCTCGTCTTCGTCCTGGGTTACATCGTCAGCAGGTTGCCCCTGGTCTTCCTGTCGGTGTTCGTGGCGCTGCTGTTCACCAGTCTTCTCCTCCCCGTGGCGGATTGGCTCGCCCGACACCGTGTTCCACGCTCCCTGGCCGCGCTCGCCGCCGTCCTGCTGGCGGTGGCGCTCCTCGGGGGACTCCTCTCGTGGATCATCCCGAAGACGGCCTCCGAGTTGTCGGCGAACGCCGACACGCTGATCCAGCGGGTCCAATCGCTCGCTCGCTCGCTCATGCGGTTCCTGCCTGGGGAGCAGCCCTCGCTGGATGAGCTGGGGGGACGGGCCGAGCAGTGGGTGCGCCAGCATTCGCGAACGCTCACCCTGGGTGCCGCCTCGGGGGCCGCCACGCTTCTTTCCGTGCTGAGCGGAATGCTGCTCACCCTCGTCCTCACCTTCTTCTTCGTGCGGGATGGGAGCACCCTGGTGCGCGCGGCCCTGTCTCCGCTCTCGCCCGAAAGGCGCCGGCTGGCCGGTGCCGCCGTGGGCCGGGCCTGGCGGACCCTGAAAAGATGGGTGCGTGGGACGGTGGTGGTGGCACTCATCGACGCGGTCGGCATCGGTGCCGGGTTGCTCATCCTCGGAGTCCCCCTGGCATTGCCCATCGCGTTGCTCACGTTCCTGAGCGCCTTCGTGCCCGTCGTGGGCGCGGTGTTCGCGGGCGCGGTCGCGGTGCTGGTCGCCTGGGCCACACAGGGCACCCGGGACGCGCTCATCACCTTCGGCATCGCGCTGGCCGTCCAGCAGCTCGAGGGCAATGTCCTCCAGCCCATGGTGATGGGCCGCATCCTGCCACTCCATCCCGCGGTGGTGCTCCTCGCCGTCACCACCGGAGCCCTGGTGGCGGGCCTCGCGGGAGCCTTCGTCGCGGTGCCGCTTCTGGCCGCGCTCACGGCAGGGGGTCAGGCCCTCCTCGGCGAGGGTCGAGAGCCGCCGCGGAGCGACGACACGTCCGCGGAAGAGCCGGAGGACCTGGATGATCAGCTGCCCGCCCACCACTGA
- a CDS encoding alkaline phosphatase family protein, with the protein MMVGIVAVLLVAAGAWWLLLRPGSPTEETLNQAVKLAATGGDRVLREPMRPLTPGPRVLLFALDGVGETEFRQAVGEHTSGSIHALLGPQRGEHLYAHGFSVPGALSILPSTTVAAWASVYTGQPPARTGVPGNEWFARDEVRFYAPAPVSVQARQDVLRTLTEGLVGDVLKVPTLFELADVRAFVSLAHVYRGADLLTTPEPNAATDLLVDFARGLVGAPDVERETYATLDQESVAHLLEIIRQHGVPRLQVVYFPGVDLYTHVVGEPLEQQRRYVREVLDPLVGRVLDAYAEAGVLEDTYVMFVSDHGHTPVLGDDRHALSAQGDDEPTTVIERAGFRLRPLRLEVEPRARDFQAVVAYQGAMAYVYLADRSTCPEPGQRCDWSRPPRWEEDVLPVARAFHRANRTGEGAADMKGALDFVFARAGRPVGEDAPAFQVFDGERLVPLPEHLRAHPRPDLLNLAERMEQLGAGPQGHRAGDVLLLTRTGLERPISERFYFAGYYHSWHGSPSAQDSRVTFVVARRGEDGARLRARVEPVVGPRPSLLHVTPLVRELLGTR; encoded by the coding sequence ATGATGGTGGGCATCGTGGCGGTCCTGCTCGTGGCCGCGGGCGCGTGGTGGCTCCTGCTCCGGCCAGGCTCGCCCACGGAGGAGACGCTGAATCAGGCCGTGAAGCTGGCCGCTACGGGTGGAGACCGCGTGCTGCGCGAGCCGATGCGTCCGCTCACCCCCGGGCCTCGCGTGCTCCTCTTCGCGCTCGACGGGGTAGGGGAGACCGAGTTCCGCCAGGCGGTGGGTGAGCACACCTCTGGCTCCATCCACGCCTTGCTGGGCCCCCAGCGCGGCGAGCACCTCTACGCGCACGGCTTCTCGGTCCCCGGGGCGCTGAGCATCCTGCCCTCGACCACGGTGGCGGCGTGGGCCTCCGTCTACACGGGCCAGCCCCCCGCGCGCACCGGGGTGCCCGGCAACGAGTGGTTCGCCCGCGACGAGGTCCGCTTCTACGCCCCAGCCCCCGTCTCCGTGCAGGCCAGGCAGGACGTGTTGCGCACGCTCACGGAGGGGCTCGTGGGCGATGTCCTGAAGGTTCCCACGCTCTTCGAGCTGGCCGACGTTCGCGCCTTCGTCAGCCTCGCGCACGTGTACCGGGGCGCGGATCTCCTCACCACCCCGGAGCCGAACGCCGCCACGGACCTGCTCGTCGACTTCGCCCGGGGCCTCGTGGGCGCGCCGGATGTCGAGCGCGAGACCTACGCCACGCTGGACCAGGAATCCGTGGCGCATCTCCTGGAAATCATCCGTCAGCACGGAGTCCCCCGCCTCCAGGTCGTCTATTTCCCTGGCGTGGACCTGTACACCCATGTGGTCGGGGAGCCGCTGGAGCAACAGCGGCGCTACGTGCGCGAGGTGCTCGATCCGCTGGTGGGCCGCGTGCTGGATGCCTATGCGGAGGCCGGCGTGCTCGAGGACACGTATGTGATGTTCGTCTCGGATCATGGCCATACGCCCGTGCTCGGCGATGACCGGCACGCGCTGTCCGCCCAGGGCGATGACGAGCCCACCACCGTGATCGAGCGCGCGGGCTTCCGGTTGCGCCCGCTGCGGCTGGAGGTGGAGCCGCGAGCGCGCGACTTCCAGGCGGTGGTGGCCTACCAGGGGGCCATGGCCTACGTGTACCTCGCGGATCGCTCCACCTGCCCGGAGCCGGGTCAGCGGTGCGATTGGAGCCGCCCTCCCCGGTGGGAGGAGGACGTGCTGCCGGTGGCGCGGGCCTTCCACCGGGCGAACAGGACGGGCGAAGGCGCGGCGGACATGAAGGGCGCGTTGGATTTCGTCTTCGCCCGCGCGGGCCGCCCCGTGGGCGAGGATGCCCCGGCCTTCCAGGTGTTCGACGGCGAGCGGCTGGTGCCCCTGCCCGAGCACCTCAGGGCCCATCCACGGCCCGACCTGTTGAACCTCGCCGAGAGGATGGAGCAGCTCGGTGCGGGCCCCCAGGGGCACCGGGCCGGAGACGTGCTGCTGTTGACGCGCACGGGCCTGGAGCGCCCCATCTCCGAGCGCTTCTACTTCGCGGGCTACTACCACTCCTGGCATGGCAGCCCCAGCGCCCAGGACAGCCGCGTCACCTTCGTCGTCGCGCGGCGCGGCGAGGACGGGGCCCGGCTGCGGGCACGGGTGGAGCCCGTGGTGGGGCCAAGGCCTTCCCTGCTCCACGTCACGCCGCTGGTGCGTGAGCTGCTCGGGACGCGCTGA
- a CDS encoding mechanosensitive ion channel family protein, with protein sequence MQQARFRLRAFRKASLIAVALTSLLLLVVGPAEEALAQDAGVTATEDTPPAEPQRQVQPEEVAREAGAEAQRTALGLRQGLLNALPKLTVVLGTLLLTWLVARGLRALLHLALGRWARADASTALVSICVWLLGTGIAVSVLAGDLRAMLGSVGLVGLALSWALQTPIESFTGWLLNSFQGYYRVGDRVQVGDVFGDVYAIDFLSTTVWELGSPDRPGAVHAEQPTGRLITFPNNEVLTGTIVNLTRDFPYVWDELLVPVANESDLRYAMELLRQLATELLGEDMAGPARQYETLLREARLETSVADRPEVYVSLADAWTNVTIRYLVHARQRRKWKSLLAERVMVELCQPVHAGRIIPVLPRQQVQFLGVDGRPTDVPGSRRE encoded by the coding sequence GTGCAACAGGCCCGCTTCCGGCTGCGCGCCTTCCGCAAGGCTTCGCTCATCGCGGTGGCGCTGACGAGCCTGCTGCTGCTGGTGGTGGGCCCCGCCGAGGAGGCGCTGGCGCAGGATGCCGGAGTCACCGCCACGGAGGACACGCCCCCCGCGGAGCCGCAGCGCCAGGTGCAACCCGAGGAGGTGGCGCGAGAGGCGGGTGCCGAGGCACAGCGGACGGCGCTGGGATTGCGCCAGGGCCTCCTCAATGCGCTTCCCAAGCTCACCGTGGTGCTGGGCACGTTGTTGCTCACCTGGTTGGTGGCGCGAGGGCTCCGGGCCCTGCTGCACCTGGCGCTGGGGCGTTGGGCGCGAGCGGATGCCAGCACGGCGCTGGTGAGCATCTGCGTATGGCTGCTGGGCACCGGCATCGCGGTGAGCGTGCTGGCGGGGGACCTTCGCGCGATGCTGGGCTCGGTGGGCCTGGTGGGCCTCGCGCTCTCCTGGGCCCTCCAGACGCCCATCGAGAGCTTCACCGGCTGGCTGCTCAACTCCTTCCAGGGCTACTACCGGGTAGGGGACCGCGTCCAGGTGGGGGACGTCTTCGGAGACGTCTACGCCATCGACTTCCTCTCCACCACGGTATGGGAGCTGGGCAGCCCGGATCGCCCCGGCGCGGTGCACGCCGAGCAGCCCACGGGGCGGCTCATCACCTTTCCCAACAACGAGGTGCTGACGGGCACCATCGTCAACCTCACCCGGGATTTCCCCTATGTCTGGGACGAGCTCCTCGTGCCGGTGGCCAACGAGTCGGACCTGCGCTACGCGATGGAGCTGCTGCGGCAGCTGGCCACCGAGCTGCTGGGAGAGGACATGGCCGGCCCCGCCCGCCAGTACGAGACGCTGCTGCGCGAGGCCCGGCTGGAGACGAGTGTGGCGGACAGGCCCGAGGTCTATGTCTCCCTCGCCGACGCGTGGACGAACGTCACCATCCGTTACCTCGTCCACGCGAGGCAGCGCCGCAAGTGGAAGAGCCTGCTGGCCGAGCGGGTGATGGTGGAGCTCTGCCAGCCGGTCCATGCGGGCCGCATCATCCCCGTACTGCCTCGCCAGCAGGTGCAGTTCCTCGGGGTGGACGGGCGGCCCACGGACGTGCCGGGGAGCCGGCGGGAGTGA
- a CDS encoding sensor histidine kinase, whose amino-acid sequence MLRIRLRAKLMLGVSLVLLPLLGLLLFGLEENYEMRRTSLLNGMLQTATTSGLLIDASLQEMIRLAQAVSAESASHALRPGELQDFITRLARERTDLVNLAVFDASGRPVASATPGPEGLDISDRPYFQEAIETKEAVVSELLIGRTVKRPVVVVAAPVLDGNKQARGVVTVSLRLDQLARRMLEIGLRPGQALFVVDPHGRLVFHTSRLEATWEEREISQWKEIQEALAGDPVLTTEFRGLFRDDHRIAALTPTPQHGWLVGVTWGYQEAFEDMSQVRQLQLAAFLTISLLVLAGAWALAGYLSGRVSRVVAHARTLGRGELGALVPIEPSLLGTGDELDELTEAFNHMASELKAEREQRETFIASVSHDLKNLTTPLSLAARLLRDPSRQSPEARERTLTRLSHQTTRIERLVADLLDASRLDAGHFNLFHQRHDLMKLVRGILDEQQEGTSTHRLVLEGPESFELEADPERLAQVLTNLVSNGIKYSPEGGVVSVTVSEAEGTVRVQVTDNGIGLQPQELDEVFEPYARTAAARKIRGLGLGLYICRAIIEGHGGTLCARSEGRGKGSTFLFTLPTRPRSGGATAR is encoded by the coding sequence ATGCTCCGTATCCGGTTGCGCGCCAAGTTGATGCTCGGAGTATCCCTGGTCCTGCTGCCACTCCTCGGGTTGCTGCTGTTCGGGCTCGAGGAGAACTACGAGATGCGCCGGACCTCCCTCCTGAACGGCATGCTCCAGACCGCCACGACGTCGGGGCTCCTCATCGATGCGTCGCTCCAGGAGATGATCAGGCTGGCGCAGGCGGTCTCCGCCGAGTCCGCCAGCCATGCGCTGCGGCCGGGCGAACTCCAGGACTTCATCACCCGCCTCGCACGCGAGCGCACCGACCTGGTCAATCTGGCCGTATTCGACGCCTCCGGACGTCCGGTCGCGTCCGCCACTCCCGGGCCCGAGGGGCTCGACATCTCGGACCGCCCCTATTTCCAGGAAGCCATCGAGACGAAGGAGGCGGTGGTCTCGGAGCTCCTCATTGGCAGGACGGTGAAGCGCCCCGTCGTGGTGGTCGCCGCTCCGGTACTCGATGGCAACAAGCAGGCCCGGGGCGTCGTCACCGTGAGCCTGCGGCTCGACCAGCTCGCGCGGAGGATGCTCGAGATTGGCCTGCGGCCCGGGCAGGCCCTCTTCGTCGTCGATCCTCACGGGCGGCTCGTCTTCCACACCTCGCGCCTGGAGGCCACCTGGGAGGAGCGGGAGATCTCCCAGTGGAAGGAAATCCAGGAGGCCCTCGCCGGAGACCCGGTGCTCACGACGGAGTTCAGGGGGCTGTTTCGCGATGACCATCGGATCGCCGCGTTGACTCCCACGCCGCAGCACGGCTGGCTCGTCGGCGTCACCTGGGGCTACCAGGAGGCGTTCGAGGACATGAGCCAGGTTCGCCAGCTGCAACTCGCGGCGTTCTTGACGATCTCCCTCCTGGTCCTCGCGGGTGCCTGGGCGCTGGCCGGCTATCTCAGCGGGAGGGTGTCGCGGGTGGTGGCGCATGCCCGCACCCTCGGGCGTGGCGAGCTCGGCGCGTTGGTTCCGATAGAACCGTCACTCCTGGGCACCGGCGACGAGCTGGACGAGCTCACCGAGGCCTTCAACCACATGGCCAGCGAGCTGAAGGCGGAGCGGGAGCAGCGCGAGACGTTCATCGCGTCCGTCTCCCATGATCTGAAGAACCTCACCACGCCGCTCTCGCTCGCCGCGCGTCTGCTGCGCGATCCCTCGCGCCAGTCGCCCGAGGCCCGGGAGAGGACGCTCACGCGGCTGAGCCACCAGACGACGCGCATCGAGCGGCTCGTGGCGGACCTCCTGGACGCCTCGAGGCTCGATGCCGGCCACTTCAACCTCTTCCATCAGCGGCATGATCTGATGAAGCTGGTGCGGGGCATCCTCGACGAGCAACAGGAGGGCACGAGCACCCATCGGCTGGTGCTCGAGGGGCCCGAGTCATTCGAGCTCGAGGCGGATCCGGAGCGGCTCGCGCAGGTGCTGACGAACCTGGTGAGCAACGGCATCAAGTACAGCCCGGAGGGAGGGGTGGTGTCGGTGACGGTCTCGGAGGCCGAGGGCACCGTCCGAGTCCAGGTGACGGACAACGGAATCGGCCTCCAGCCCCAGGAGCTCGACGAGGTGTTCGAGCCGTACGCGCGCACCGCGGCGGCCCGGAAGATCCGCGGCCTGGGCCTGGGGCTGTACATCTGCCGGGCCATCATCGAGGGCCATGGGGGAACCCTGTGCGCGCGGAGCGAGGGGCGCGGGAAGGGCTCCACGTTCCTGTTCACCCTTCCCACCCGGCCCCGAAGTGGCGGCGCCACCGCCCGGTAG
- a CDS encoding DUF2254 domain-containing protein, giving the protein MKLKLTGMAERLGMSYWLLPALCVAAAIGISFAVQELDARLPQDRHAWYLFRGGPEGARSVLSAVSSSMMTFAGLVFSVTILVLQQASNQFSPRVLRTFLRDRQSQLSLGIFVSTFVYALLALRSIRGTSEGIERHVPSLSVWLAVVLAVLCVATFIFYIHHVAQSIRAVVILSRIRDETCLCLERMYPEGVGEDTEDSHAERPEGHPSLLVTYPGSSGVLVTVDQERLFACAREAGVTVALVPLVGDFIPHGSMLFEVWGEASELDVEALLESLNIGPERTLQQDTAFGFRQLVDIAERALSPGTNDPTTAIQAIDQLHDLLRRLVGRRFPSAARKDEEGTLRLICPRPDWSSYVRLAVDEVRKYGEGSFQVAQRLRFLLEDLLRVAPIFRRDELERQLSLLEASVERAFPDEREAAMAHRANPQGHGPH; this is encoded by the coding sequence ATGAAGCTGAAGCTCACAGGGATGGCCGAGCGCCTCGGCATGAGTTACTGGCTGCTCCCCGCGCTATGCGTGGCAGCGGCCATCGGCATTTCGTTCGCGGTCCAGGAGCTCGATGCTCGACTGCCGCAGGATCGTCACGCCTGGTACCTCTTTCGCGGAGGCCCCGAGGGCGCGCGCTCGGTGCTCTCCGCGGTGTCGTCCTCGATGATGACGTTCGCCGGCCTCGTCTTCTCCGTCACCATCCTCGTGCTCCAACAGGCCAGCAACCAGTTCTCACCCCGGGTCCTGCGCACCTTCCTCAGGGACCGGCAGAGCCAGCTCTCCCTGGGCATCTTCGTGAGTACGTTCGTCTACGCCCTGCTGGCGCTGCGCAGCATCCGGGGCACGTCGGAGGGCATCGAGCGCCACGTGCCGTCGTTGTCCGTCTGGCTCGCGGTCGTGCTCGCCGTGCTCTGCGTGGCGACCTTCATCTTCTACATCCACCACGTGGCCCAATCCATCCGCGCCGTGGTCATCCTCTCCCGCATCCGTGACGAGACGTGCCTCTGCCTGGAGCGGATGTACCCGGAGGGCGTGGGCGAGGACACGGAGGATTCTCATGCCGAGAGGCCCGAGGGGCACCCCTCGCTCCTCGTGACGTACCCCGGTTCGTCCGGAGTGCTCGTCACCGTGGACCAGGAGCGGCTCTTCGCGTGCGCCCGGGAGGCTGGCGTCACCGTCGCCCTGGTGCCTCTGGTGGGAGACTTCATCCCCCATGGGAGTATGCTCTTCGAGGTCTGGGGAGAGGCCTCGGAGCTCGATGTGGAGGCCCTGCTGGAGTCGCTCAACATCGGCCCGGAGCGGACCCTCCAGCAGGACACCGCCTTTGGTTTCCGCCAGCTCGTCGACATCGCCGAGCGCGCCCTCTCCCCCGGAACCAACGACCCCACCACGGCCATCCAGGCGATCGATCAATTGCATGATCTGCTGCGGCGACTGGTGGGCCGGCGCTTTCCCTCCGCCGCGCGTAAGGACGAGGAGGGCACGTTGCGGCTCATCTGCCCGCGTCCGGACTGGAGCTCCTACGTGCGGCTCGCGGTGGACGAGGTGCGCAAGTACGGCGAGGGCTCCTTCCAGGTCGCTCAGCGCCTGCGCTTCCTGCTGGAGGATCTCCTACGGGTCGCCCCCATCTTCCGGCGTGACGAGCTGGAGCGGCAGCTCTCGCTGCTGGAGGCCAGCGTCGAGCGTGCCTTCCCGGACGAACGAGAAGCCGCCATGGCCCATCGCGCCAACCCGCAGGGGCACGGCCCCCATTGA
- a CDS encoding DUF421 domain-containing protein has translation MFFDNWRGLGRVALVGVCAYVALVLMLRLSGNRTLSKLNAFDFVVTVALGSTLATILLSKDVSLAEGLLAFAVLIGLQFLVTWTSVRVSWFNQLVKSEPVLLFHQGRFLPRSMRRARVVEQEVLAVLREQGVARLDTVEAVVLETDGSMSILRRPDEPLETLSNVRVPGPEERPLT, from the coding sequence ATGTTCTTCGATAACTGGCGGGGATTGGGCCGGGTGGCGCTCGTGGGCGTATGTGCCTACGTGGCGCTGGTGCTCATGCTGCGCCTGTCGGGCAATCGCACCCTCTCCAAGCTCAATGCCTTCGACTTCGTGGTGACGGTGGCGCTGGGCTCGACGCTGGCCACGATCCTCCTGTCCAAGGACGTGTCACTGGCGGAGGGGCTGCTGGCCTTCGCGGTGCTCATCGGGCTCCAGTTCCTCGTCACCTGGACCTCGGTGCGCGTGTCCTGGTTCAACCAGCTGGTGAAGTCCGAGCCCGTGCTGCTGTTCCACCAGGGACGCTTTCTCCCCCGGTCCATGCGCCGGGCGCGGGTCGTCGAGCAGGAGGTGCTGGCCGTGCTGAGAGAGCAGGGGGTGGCGCGGCTCGACACCGTCGAGGCCGTCGTGCTCGAGACGGACGGCTCGATGTCCATCCTGCGCCGGCCCGACGAGCCACTCGAGACCCTTTCCAATGTACGGGTGCCAGGCCCCGAGGAGAGACCCCTGACCTGA